Proteins encoded in a region of the Microvirgula aerodenitrificans DSM 15089 genome:
- a CDS encoding carboxyl transferase domain-containing protein: MPIIESSLNPRAADFLRNASRMRELVDDLRARVAVNALGGGDAARQKHVARGKLLPRERIDLLIDPGSAFLELSQLAAFGMYGDDAPGAGLITGIGVIHGTECVIVANDATVKGGTYYPMTVKKHLRAQDIARENRLPCLYLVDSGGAFLPLQDEVFPDRDHFGRIFYNQATLSAAGIPQIAVVMGSCTAGGAYVPAMADESIIVAHQGTIFLGGPPLVRAATGEVVSAEELGGADVHTRISGVADHLAQNDAHALAIARRCVANLNWRKQGELARATSRPPRHDPAELYGVIPTDSKTPFDVREIIVRLVDDGEFDPFKQNYGSTLVCGFARLDGWPIGIIANNGILFSESAQKGAHFIELCCQRGIPLLFLQNITGFMVGKKYEHGGIAKDGAKLVTAVACARVPKFTVLIGGSFGAGNYGMCGRAFGPRLLWMWPNARISVMGGEQAAGVLATVKREQKGEDWSDDDDERLKAPVREQYERQGHPYYASARLWDDGIIDPAQTREVLALALSASLSAPVETTRFGVFRL, encoded by the coding sequence ATGCCGATCATCGAATCCTCGCTCAATCCGCGCGCCGCCGATTTCCTGCGCAACGCCAGCCGCATGCGCGAGCTGGTCGACGACCTGCGTGCCCGCGTGGCGGTCAATGCGCTTGGCGGCGGCGACGCCGCACGGCAGAAGCACGTGGCGCGCGGCAAGCTGCTGCCGCGCGAACGCATCGACCTGCTGATCGATCCCGGCAGCGCCTTTCTCGAACTGTCGCAACTGGCCGCCTTCGGCATGTACGGTGACGACGCGCCGGGCGCCGGCCTGATTACCGGCATCGGCGTCATCCACGGCACCGAATGCGTCATTGTCGCCAACGACGCCACGGTCAAGGGTGGCACCTACTACCCGATGACAGTCAAGAAGCACCTGCGGGCCCAGGACATCGCCCGCGAGAACCGCCTGCCGTGCCTCTATCTGGTCGACTCCGGCGGCGCCTTCCTGCCGCTGCAGGACGAGGTGTTTCCCGACCGCGACCACTTCGGCCGCATTTTCTACAACCAGGCCACGCTCAGTGCCGCCGGCATCCCGCAGATTGCGGTGGTGATGGGCTCGTGCACCGCCGGCGGCGCTTACGTGCCGGCCATGGCCGACGAGTCGATCATCGTCGCCCACCAGGGCACCATTTTTCTCGGCGGGCCGCCACTGGTGCGCGCGGCCACCGGCGAGGTGGTCAGCGCAGAGGAACTGGGTGGCGCCGATGTCCATACCCGCATCAGCGGCGTGGCCGACCATCTGGCGCAGAATGACGCCCATGCCCTGGCCATTGCCCGTCGCTGCGTCGCCAACCTGAACTGGCGCAAGCAGGGCGAGCTGGCCCGCGCCACGTCACGCCCGCCGCGCCACGATCCCGCCGAGCTGTACGGCGTCATCCCGACCGACAGCAAGACCCCGTTCGATGTGCGCGAAATCATCGTCCGGCTGGTCGACGACGGCGAATTCGATCCGTTCAAGCAGAACTACGGCAGCACGCTGGTCTGCGGCTTCGCCCGGCTGGACGGCTGGCCGATCGGCATCATCGCCAACAACGGCATCCTGTTCAGCGAGTCGGCACAAAAGGGCGCCCACTTTATCGAGCTGTGCTGCCAGCGCGGCATTCCGCTGCTGTTCCTGCAGAACATCACCGGTTTCATGGTCGGCAAGAAGTACGAGCACGGCGGCATCGCCAAGGATGGCGCCAAGCTGGTCACGGCGGTCGCCTGCGCCCGGGTGCCCAAGTTCACGGTACTGATCGGCGGCTCGTTCGGCGCCGGCAACTACGGCATGTGCGGTCGCGCCTTCGGCCCGCGCCTGCTGTGGATGTGGCCGAACGCGCGCATTTCGGTCATGGGCGGCGAACAGGCGGCCGGCGTGCTGGCCACGGTCAAGCGCGAGCAGAAAGGCGAGGACTGGAGCGACGACGACGATGAACGGCTGAAAGCCCCGGTGCGCGAGCAGTACGAGCGCCAGGGCCATCCGTACTATGCCAGCGCCCGCTTGTGGGACGACGGCATCATCGACCCGGCCCAGACCCGCGAGGTGCTGGCCCTGGCGCTGTCGGCCTCGCTCAGCGCCCCGGTCGAGACCACCCGCTTCGGCGTCTTCCGCCTGTAA
- a CDS encoding isovaleryl-CoA dehydrogenase — translation MSLNRLPDLLGQDLDLLRDSVRAFADKEIAPRAADIDRDNLFPAELWRRFGDLGLLGVTVDEEHGGAGLGYLAHMVALEEISRASASVGLSYGAHSNLCVNQIHRNGNDEQKHLFLPRLLSGEHVGALAMSEPNAGSDVVGMKLRAERRGDRFVLNGSKMWITNGGDADVLVVYARTDPDAGPRGITAFVVEKGFKGFSAGNKLDKLGMRGSNTYPIFFDDVEVPVENVLGEIGGGVNVLMSGLDYERAVLAAGPLGIMQACLDVVEPYLAERRQFGQAIGDFQLMQGKLADMYVTLSASRSYVYAVGRALDAGYAGRRVRKDAAGAILYAAERATQMALDAIQCLGGNGYINDYPTGRLLRDAKLYEIGAGTSEIRRWLIGRELMADQRQ, via the coding sequence ATGAGCCTGAACCGACTGCCCGACCTGCTCGGACAAGACCTCGACCTGCTGCGCGACAGCGTGCGCGCCTTTGCCGACAAGGAGATTGCCCCGCGTGCGGCCGACATCGACCGCGACAATCTGTTCCCGGCCGAACTGTGGCGCCGTTTCGGCGATCTCGGCCTGCTCGGCGTCACCGTCGACGAAGAACATGGCGGCGCCGGCCTCGGCTATCTGGCGCACATGGTGGCACTGGAAGAAATCAGCCGCGCCAGCGCATCGGTCGGGCTGTCATATGGCGCCCACTCGAATCTGTGCGTGAACCAGATCCACCGCAACGGCAATGACGAACAGAAACACCTCTTTCTGCCCCGTCTGCTCAGTGGCGAGCATGTCGGCGCACTGGCGATGAGCGAACCGAACGCCGGCAGTGACGTGGTCGGCATGAAACTGCGCGCAGAGCGCCGCGGCGACCGCTTCGTGCTCAACGGCAGCAAGATGTGGATCACCAATGGCGGCGATGCCGACGTGCTGGTGGTCTATGCGCGCACCGACCCCGACGCCGGCCCGCGCGGCATTACCGCCTTCGTGGTCGAAAAGGGGTTCAAGGGCTTCAGTGCCGGCAACAAGCTCGACAAACTCGGCATGCGCGGCTCGAATACCTATCCGATTTTCTTCGATGACGTGGAAGTGCCGGTCGAGAACGTGCTGGGCGAGATTGGCGGCGGCGTCAATGTGCTGATGAGCGGGCTCGACTACGAACGCGCGGTGCTGGCCGCCGGGCCGCTCGGCATCATGCAGGCCTGCCTCGACGTGGTGGAACCGTATCTGGCCGAGCGACGCCAGTTCGGCCAGGCCATCGGCGACTTCCAGCTGATGCAGGGCAAACTGGCCGACATGTACGTGACGCTGTCGGCCAGCCGCAGCTATGTGTACGCCGTCGGCCGCGCGCTCGATGCCGGCTATGCCGGCCGCCGGGTACGCAAGGATGCCGCCGGCGCCATCCTGTATGCGGCCGAGCGGGCGACGCAGATGGCGCTCGATGCCATCCAGTGCCTCGGCGGCAACGGCTATATCAATGACTACCCGACCGGGCGCCTGCTGCGCGATGCCAAGCTGTATGAAATCGGCGCCGGCACCAGCGAAATCCGCCGCTGGCTGATCGGTCGCGAACTGATGGCCGACCAGCGCCAGTAA
- a CDS encoding AMP-binding protein: protein MPHPSYVHGASAIPLIGLPIGRYFADACRRYADRPALIVPYQHVRWTYAELAEQVDRLACSLIRLGLQPGERVGIWSQNNSEWVLAQFATARAGLVLVNINPAYRRAELEYALNKVGCAALIVSPGFKSSDYLDMLYDLAPEWKNGTPGRLSSARLPSVRLVIRLGDSTSRGMLNFSALLTGPADGEREALETLNERIQFDDPVNIQFTSGTTGSPKGATLSHHNILNNGFFVAEAMRLTADDRLCIPVPLYHCFGMVLGNLACLTHGAAMVYPSEGFDPLAVLETVERERCTALHGVPTMFIGILDHPEFDEYDLASLRTGIMAGSPCPTEVMRRVVDDMHMREVTIVYGMTETSPGSFQSQTDTPEARRVSTVGLVHPHVEVKIVDGDGGIVPRGETGELLTRGYSVMLGYWGDEAKTREAIDVAGWMHTGDLAVIDDEGYCTIVGRVKDMVIRGGENIYPREIEEFLYRHPAVQDVQVIGVPDARLGEELCAWIKLRPAQTISEDDIRDFCRGQIAHYKIPRYIEFVDSFPMTITGKIQKYMMRDAMKEKLGLDG, encoded by the coding sequence ATGCCGCACCCCAGTTATGTCCATGGCGCCAGCGCCATTCCGCTGATCGGCTTGCCGATCGGCCGCTATTTTGCCGACGCCTGCCGCCGCTACGCCGACCGGCCGGCCCTGATCGTGCCCTATCAGCACGTGCGCTGGACGTATGCCGAGCTGGCCGAACAGGTCGACCGGCTGGCCTGCTCGCTGATCCGGCTCGGGCTGCAGCCGGGCGAGCGGGTCGGCATCTGGTCGCAGAACAACAGCGAGTGGGTGCTGGCGCAGTTCGCCACCGCGCGTGCCGGGCTGGTGCTGGTCAATATCAACCCGGCCTATCGCCGTGCCGAGCTGGAGTACGCGCTGAACAAGGTCGGCTGCGCGGCGCTGATCGTGTCGCCGGGCTTCAAGAGCAGCGACTATCTGGACATGCTGTACGACCTGGCGCCGGAGTGGAAGAACGGCACCCCGGGGCGGCTGTCGTCGGCGCGGCTGCCGAGCGTGCGGCTGGTGATCCGGCTCGGCGACAGCACCAGCCGCGGCATGCTGAATTTCTCCGCGCTGCTGACCGGGCCGGCAGATGGCGAGCGCGAGGCTCTGGAGACGCTGAACGAGCGGATCCAGTTCGACGACCCGGTCAATATCCAGTTCACATCCGGCACCACCGGCAGCCCGAAAGGGGCGACGCTGTCGCATCACAATATCCTCAACAACGGGTTTTTCGTCGCCGAGGCCATGCGACTGACGGCGGATGACCGGCTGTGCATCCCGGTGCCGCTGTACCACTGCTTCGGCATGGTGCTTGGCAATCTGGCCTGCCTGACCCATGGCGCGGCGATGGTGTATCCGTCCGAAGGATTCGATCCGCTGGCCGTGCTGGAAACGGTCGAGCGCGAACGCTGCACGGCGCTGCATGGCGTGCCGACCATGTTTATCGGCATCCTCGATCATCCCGAATTCGACGAGTACGACCTGGCCAGCCTGCGTACCGGCATCATGGCCGGCAGTCCGTGCCCGACCGAAGTCATGCGGCGGGTGGTCGACGACATGCACATGCGCGAGGTCACCATTGTCTACGGCATGACCGAAACCAGCCCGGGCAGCTTCCAGAGCCAGACCGATACCCCGGAGGCGCGACGCGTGTCCACGGTCGGACTGGTGCATCCGCATGTCGAAGTGAAGATCGTCGATGGTGACGGCGGCATCGTGCCGCGCGGCGAAACCGGCGAGCTGCTGACGCGCGGCTATTCGGTCATGCTCGGCTACTGGGGCGACGAGGCGAAGACGCGCGAGGCGATCGATGTCGCCGGCTGGATGCATACCGGTGACCTGGCAGTGATCGACGACGAGGGCTACTGCACCATCGTCGGCCGGGTCAAGGACATGGTGATCCGGGGCGGCGAGAACATCTATCCGCGCGAGATCGAGGAGTTTCTCTACCGCCATCCGGCGGTGCAGGATGTGCAGGTGATCGGCGTGCCGGATGCGCGGCTGGGCGAGGAGCTGTGCGCCTGGATCAAGCTGCGGCCGGCGCAGACGATCAGCGAGGACGATATCCGCGACTTCTGCCGCGGCCAGATCGCCCACTACAAGATCCCGCGCTATATCGAATTCGTCGACAGCTTTCCGATGACCATCACCGGCAAGATCCAGAAATACATGATGCGCGACGCGATGAAGGAAAAGCTCGGCCTCGACGGCTGA
- a CDS encoding winged helix-turn-helix transcriptional regulator, whose translation MRTRYQGVKELDRMDRRILDVLQRDGRIAMTELAERVGLTTTPCTERVRRLEKEGVIEGYAARVNPKALGLPLLVFVEIRLSTKSGEIFEAFRREVVTLPHVLDCHLVSGDFDYLIKARIPDMSLYRSLLGDILLKLPCANESRSYVVMEEVKETLALPIDG comes from the coding sequence ATGAGAACTCGCTATCAGGGCGTCAAAGAGCTTGATCGCATGGACCGGCGCATTCTTGACGTGCTGCAGCGCGATGGTCGCATCGCCATGACCGAGCTGGCCGAACGGGTCGGTCTGACCACCACGCCCTGTACCGAACGGGTGCGCAGACTGGAGAAGGAAGGGGTCATCGAGGGCTACGCGGCGCGGGTCAATCCGAAGGCGCTCGGCCTGCCGCTGCTGGTGTTCGTCGAGATCCGGCTGTCGACCAAATCGGGAGAGATTTTCGAGGCGTTCCGGCGCGAGGTGGTCACGCTGCCGCATGTACTCGACTGCCACCTGGTCTCGGGCGACTTCGACTATCTGATCAAGGCGCGGATTCCCGACATGTCGCTGTACCGTTCCCTGCTCGGCGACATCCTGCTGAAGCTGCCGTGTGCGAACGAATCGCGCAGCTATGTGGTAATGGAAGAAGTGAAGGAAACGCTGGCGCTGCCGATCGATGGCTGA
- a CDS encoding D-amino acid dehydrogenase, translating into MKVVVLGGGVIGISTAYYLARSGCDVTVVERESGPALETSFGNAGQISPGYSAPWAAPGIPLKAAKWLFQQHAPLAIRPDGTLAQLKWMKQMLVNCTSARYAVNKARMMRLAEYSRDCIKALREDTGIHYEGRQLGTLQVFRTQQQVDAMQKDIAVLEECGVPYKVYDRDGIAAVEPALARVKDKLVAALQLPNDETGDCNLFTIELARLAAELGVNFRWNTPVDSLLTDGKRIRGVKSGSEVIEGDHYVVAFGSYSTAFLKPLGIDIPVYPLKGYSLTVPITNPDMAPISTVMDETYKIAITRFDNRIRVGGMAEIAGFDLSLNPKRRATLEMCVGDLFAEGGDIPAATFWTGLRPMTPDGTPIIGATRFANLSLNTGHGTLGWTMSAGSGKLLADQITGRTPDISADGLSVARYGARTVAPARSGVMANPHPAV; encoded by the coding sequence ATGAAAGTCGTCGTTCTCGGCGGGGGCGTTATCGGGATTTCCACCGCGTATTATCTGGCACGCAGCGGCTGTGACGTGACCGTGGTCGAACGCGAGTCCGGCCCGGCGCTGGAAACCAGCTTCGGCAACGCAGGACAGATCTCCCCGGGATATTCGGCCCCGTGGGCGGCGCCCGGCATCCCGCTGAAAGCGGCCAAGTGGCTGTTCCAGCAGCATGCGCCGCTGGCCATCCGCCCGGACGGCACGCTGGCCCAGCTCAAGTGGATGAAGCAGATGCTGGTCAACTGCACCTCGGCGCGCTATGCGGTCAACAAGGCGCGCATGATGCGGCTGGCCGAATATAGCCGTGATTGTATCAAGGCGCTGCGGGAAGACACCGGTATTCACTACGAAGGTCGCCAGCTCGGCACGCTGCAGGTGTTCCGCACCCAGCAGCAGGTCGATGCGATGCAGAAGGATATTGCCGTGCTGGAAGAGTGCGGCGTGCCGTACAAGGTCTATGACCGCGACGGCATTGCCGCCGTCGAACCGGCGCTGGCACGGGTCAAGGACAAGCTGGTCGCCGCGCTGCAACTGCCGAACGACGAAACCGGTGACTGCAATCTGTTCACCATCGAGCTGGCCCGTCTGGCGGCCGAGCTCGGTGTCAACTTCCGCTGGAACACCCCGGTCGACAGCCTGCTGACCGACGGCAAGCGCATCCGCGGCGTGAAATCGGGCAGCGAGGTGATCGAGGGCGACCATTACGTCGTCGCCTTCGGCAGCTATTCGACTGCGTTCCTGAAGCCGCTGGGCATCGACATCCCGGTCTATCCGCTGAAAGGCTATTCGCTGACCGTTCCGATCACCAACCCGGACATGGCACCGATCTCGACCGTGATGGACGAAACCTACAAGATCGCCATCACCCGCTTCGACAACCGCATCCGCGTCGGCGGCATGGCCGAAATCGCCGGCTTCGACCTGAGCCTGAACCCGAAACGCCGCGCCACGCTGGAAATGTGTGTCGGCGACCTGTTTGCCGAGGGCGGCGACATTCCGGCCGCCACGTTCTGGACCGGCCTGCGGCCGATGACGCCGGACGGCACGCCGATCATCGGCGCGACCCGTTTCGCCAACCTGTCGCTGAACACCGGCCACGGTACGCTCGGCTGGACCATGAGCGCCGGCTCGGGCAAATTGCTCGCCGACCAGATTACCGGCCGCACGCCGGATATCTCGGCCGACGGGCTGTCGGTCGCCCGCTACGGCGCCCGCACTGTCGCGCCGGCGCGGTCCGGCGTCATGGCAAACCCGCACCCCGCTGTCTGA
- a CDS encoding extracellular catalytic domain type 2 short-chain-length polyhydroxyalkanoate depolymerase yields the protein MSRHRHLLLTTLLVTLTPVAFAAQPLPAFNGDAAQSSVSGLSSGAFMAFQYLVANSASVKGAGVVAGGPYYCAVGNLPTALSCMNGLTPAPAALLASAETFELMGQIDALSHLAKRRAYLFSGTSDSVVQPAAVEAGDAFLRLAGMPDAQRRYVGTLPAGHALITPAFGNACDANKTPYISHCAVDDNGYDQAGAILTQIDPELKPPSADIPAGRLVAFDQKPFTSWRARMASEGHVYVPRACERGEPCRVHIALHGCKQSSKTIGDLFYTRTGYNRWADSNNLLILYPQVDPTPMVNPSGCWDWWGYSGADYAWKGGAQITAIKAMADHLVSAPLPSPATDAAAIRQRGAGLP from the coding sequence ATGTCACGACATCGCCACCTGCTGCTGACCACCCTGCTTGTCACCCTGACCCCCGTCGCCTTTGCCGCTCAGCCGCTGCCGGCCTTCAATGGCGATGCGGCGCAGTCTTCGGTATCCGGACTGTCGTCCGGCGCCTTCATGGCTTTCCAGTACCTGGTCGCCAACTCGGCTTCGGTCAAGGGCGCCGGCGTGGTCGCCGGCGGTCCGTACTATTGCGCGGTGGGCAATCTGCCGACCGCGCTCAGTTGCATGAACGGGCTGACGCCGGCACCGGCGGCGCTGCTCGCCTCGGCGGAAACCTTCGAGCTGATGGGGCAGATCGATGCACTGTCCCATCTGGCCAAACGCCGCGCCTACCTGTTCAGCGGCACGAGTGACAGCGTGGTGCAGCCGGCGGCGGTGGAAGCCGGTGATGCCTTCCTGCGCCTGGCCGGCATGCCGGACGCACAGCGCCGCTATGTGGGCACGCTGCCGGCCGGCCATGCGCTGATCACGCCCGCCTTCGGCAATGCGTGCGATGCCAACAAGACGCCCTATATCAGTCACTGCGCGGTGGACGACAACGGCTATGACCAGGCAGGCGCCATCCTCACCCAGATCGATCCCGAGCTGAAACCGCCATCGGCCGACATCCCGGCCGGCCGTCTGGTCGCCTTCGACCAGAAGCCGTTCACCAGCTGGCGGGCGCGGATGGCCAGCGAAGGCCATGTCTACGTGCCGCGTGCCTGCGAACGGGGCGAACCCTGCCGCGTGCATATTGCGCTGCATGGCTGCAAGCAGTCGTCAAAGACGATCGGGGATCTGTTCTACACCCGCACCGGCTACAACCGCTGGGCCGACAGCAACAATCTGCTGATTCTGTACCCGCAAGTGGACCCGACGCCGATGGTCAATCCGTCCGGCTGCTGGGACTGGTGGGGCTATAGCGGTGCGGACTACGCGTGGAAGGGCGGCGCACAGATAACGGCCATCAAGGCGATGGCCGATCATCTGGTATCGGCGCCGCTGCCGTCGCCGGCAACGGACGCCGCCGCAATCAGACAGCGGGGTGCGGGTTTGCCATGA
- a CDS encoding metal-sensitive transcriptional regulator, whose product MTSHEGCHPVTDKTVVRADKQKLIHRLNRIEGQVRGISGMIDDDRYCVDVLTQIASVKSALDGLAMQLLESHAKGCVSRAIEGGEGDAAIEELMGVFRKLTRS is encoded by the coding sequence TTGACGTCGCATGAAGGGTGCCACCCGGTCACGGACAAGACGGTCGTCCGCGCTGACAAGCAGAAGCTGATCCACCGCCTGAACCGCATCGAGGGCCAGGTGCGCGGGATCAGCGGCATGATCGACGACGACCGCTACTGTGTCGATGTGCTGACGCAGATCGCCTCGGTCAAGTCGGCGCTGGACGGGCTGGCGATGCAGCTGCTGGAAAGCCACGCCAAGGGCTGTGTGTCGCGCGCGATCGAAGGCGGCGAAGGCGATGCGGCGATCGAGGAACTGATGGGCGTGTTCCGCAAGCTAACCCGGTCCTGA
- a CDS encoding heavy-metal-associated domain-containing protein — protein MNTIELTISGMTCQGCVKSVTRVLEALPGVKHTDVAIGRATVEFDPAAQNADTLRSAIEDAGFDVA, from the coding sequence ATGAACACCATCGAACTCACGATTTCCGGCATGACGTGCCAGGGATGCGTCAAGAGCGTCACCCGGGTGCTGGAAGCCCTGCCCGGCGTCAAGCACACCGACGTCGCCATCGGCCGCGCCACGGTCGAATTCGACCCGGCGGCACAGAACGCCGATACGCTGCGCAGCGCCATCGAGGATGCCGGCTTTGACGTCGCATGA
- a CDS encoding heavy metal translocating P-type ATPase, which produces MSTSTVFPISGMSCAACAIRIEKRLNALDGVSAQVNFATESAVVTRDDSVPLATVVDTIRKTGFDIVPERVELALSGMTCAACAQRIETVLNRLPGVSASVNFATETARVDMLPGTADVNALVAAVTRAGYEARPLAGDDRAARKAEKQLAYRQELRQFAIAALFTLPLWLEMVSMFGGSHEGLLPRWLQLLLATPVQFWAGWRFYRGAWHALRGGGANMDVLIASGTTVAYAMSAVITVLGLEHQHVYFEASASVITLVILGKLLEARAKGRTSAAIETLLGMQPKTARVERDGQLTEVPIASLQPGDIVVVRYGEALPVDGEVSDGTAAVDESMLSGESMPVNKAVGSPVYAGTRTVEGMLKVRAGSVGERTRLAEIVRLVSEAQGSKAPIQQLADRISGVFVPVVMAIAVLTFVVTLLLTGDGVTSLMHAVAVLVIACPCALGLATPTAIMVGIGRGATAGLLFRNASALERAEHINTLVVDKTGTLTRGQPVVTDVEALAGHDRASVLQLAASVEQGSEHPLARAVLDAAAADGLALAAVDDFRVEAGHGVAARLRGGQALRLGTPDWIGADEALCEQATRLAAAGRTVVVLEVDGRPAGLIGMADALRETSPAAVRRLRQMGVDVIMLTGDNAATARAIAAQAGIERFEAQVLPADKARIVEGLRREGRVVAMAGDGVNDAPALACADVGFAMGAGSDVAIETAEITLMQSDLSSVADAIDLSRKTMKKIRQNLFFAFIYNVLGIPLAAIGLLSPVIAGAAMAASSVSVVSNSLLLRRWTRQPR; this is translated from the coding sequence ATGAGCACTTCGACAGTCTTTCCCATCAGCGGCATGAGCTGCGCTGCCTGCGCCATCCGCATCGAGAAGCGGCTGAATGCGCTCGACGGTGTCAGCGCACAGGTCAACTTCGCCACCGAAAGCGCCGTGGTCACCCGTGACGACAGCGTGCCGCTGGCTACCGTGGTCGACACCATACGCAAAACCGGCTTCGACATCGTGCCCGAGCGCGTGGAGCTGGCCTTGTCCGGCATGACCTGCGCTGCCTGCGCCCAGCGCATCGAGACGGTGCTGAACCGCCTGCCCGGCGTCAGCGCCAGCGTGAACTTCGCCACCGAAACCGCTCGCGTCGACATGCTGCCCGGCACCGCCGACGTGAACGCACTGGTCGCCGCCGTCACCCGGGCCGGTTATGAAGCCAGACCGCTAGCCGGCGATGACCGCGCCGCACGCAAGGCGGAGAAACAGCTCGCCTACCGGCAGGAGTTGCGCCAGTTCGCCATCGCCGCGCTGTTTACGCTGCCGCTGTGGCTGGAAATGGTGTCCATGTTCGGTGGCAGTCACGAAGGCCTGCTGCCGCGCTGGCTGCAGCTGCTGCTGGCGACACCGGTGCAGTTCTGGGCCGGCTGGCGCTTCTATCGCGGCGCCTGGCATGCCCTGCGTGGCGGTGGCGCCAATATGGACGTACTGATTGCGTCCGGCACCACCGTTGCCTACGCAATGAGCGCCGTCATTACCGTGCTGGGGCTTGAACACCAGCATGTGTATTTCGAGGCCAGCGCCTCGGTCATCACTCTGGTCATTCTCGGCAAGCTGCTGGAGGCACGTGCCAAGGGCCGCACGTCGGCCGCCATCGAGACCCTGCTCGGCATGCAGCCCAAAACCGCACGGGTCGAGCGTGATGGCCAGTTGACCGAGGTGCCGATCGCCAGCCTGCAGCCCGGCGACATCGTGGTGGTCCGCTACGGCGAAGCACTGCCGGTCGATGGCGAAGTCAGCGACGGCACGGCGGCTGTGGATGAAAGCATGCTGTCCGGCGAGAGCATGCCGGTCAACAAGGCGGTCGGCAGCCCGGTCTATGCCGGCACCCGCACCGTCGAGGGCATGCTGAAGGTCCGTGCCGGCAGTGTCGGCGAGCGGACCCGGCTGGCCGAGATCGTTCGCCTGGTCAGCGAGGCGCAAGGCTCGAAAGCGCCGATCCAGCAACTGGCCGACCGCATTTCCGGGGTGTTCGTGCCGGTGGTGATGGCGATCGCGGTGCTGACCTTCGTCGTCACGCTGCTGCTGACCGGCGACGGTGTCACCAGCCTGATGCATGCGGTCGCGGTGCTGGTCATTGCCTGCCCGTGCGCACTGGGCCTGGCCACGCCGACTGCCATCATGGTCGGCATCGGCCGCGGCGCGACAGCCGGTCTGCTGTTCCGCAATGCGTCGGCGCTGGAACGCGCCGAACACATCAATACACTGGTCGTGGACAAGACCGGCACGCTGACCCGCGGTCAGCCGGTCGTCACCGATGTCGAGGCCCTTGCCGGCCATGACCGCGCCAGCGTGCTGCAGCTCGCCGCCAGCGTGGAACAGGGGTCCGAACACCCGCTGGCGCGTGCGGTGCTCGATGCCGCCGCGGCCGATGGCCTGGCGCTGGCGGCAGTGGACGATTTCAGGGTCGAGGCCGGACATGGTGTCGCCGCCCGCCTGCGTGGCGGTCAGGCGCTGCGCCTCGGCACCCCGGACTGGATCGGCGCCGACGAGGCGCTGTGCGAACAGGCCACCCGGCTGGCTGCTGCCGGTCGCACGGTGGTGGTGCTTGAGGTCGACGGCCGGCCCGCCGGGCTGATCGGCATGGCCGACGCCCTGCGCGAGACATCGCCCGCCGCTGTCCGCCGCTTGCGGCAGATGGGCGTCGACGTGATCATGCTGACCGGCGACAACGCCGCCACCGCCCGTGCCATTGCCGCGCAGGCCGGCATCGAACGCTTCGAGGCGCAGGTGCTGCCGGCCGACAAGGCACGCATCGTCGAGGGACTGCGCCGCGAAGGTCGCGTGGTTGCCATGGCCGGCGATGGCGTCAACGATGCCCCGGCCCTGGCCTGCGCGGATGTCGGCTTTGCCATGGGCGCCGGCAGCGATGTCGCCATCGAGACGGCCGAGATCACGCTGATGCAGAGCGATCTGTCGTCGGTAGCCGATGCGATCGACCTGTCGCGGAAAACCATGAAGAAAATCCGCCAGAACCTGTTCTTCGCCTTTATCTACAACGTCCTGGGCATTCCGCTGGCCGCCATCGGCCTGCTGAGTCCGGTCATTGCCGGCGCGGCCATGGCCGCCAGTTCGGTGTCGGTGGTCAGCAATTCCCTGCTGCTTCGGCGCTGGACCCGTCAGCCACGCTGA
- a CDS encoding TFIIB-type zinc ribbon-containing protein yields the protein MKCPVCPDATLVMSDRQGVEIDYCPQCRGVWLDRGELDKIIERSQQQLSAASAPQMAPPPPQPSHHAQPQQGYPQQQGYPQHGYDKHGDKQYGKRRKSFWEEIFD from the coding sequence ATGAAATGTCCCGTCTGCCCGGATGCCACCCTGGTCATGAGCGATCGCCAGGGCGTGGAGATCGACTATTGCCCGCAGTGTCGTGGCGTATGGCTCGATCGCGGCGAGCTCGACAAGATCATCGAGCGCTCGCAGCAGCAACTGTCCGCCGCCAGCGCGCCGCAAATGGCACCGCCGCCACCACAACCGTCACACCATGCCCAACCGCAGCAGGGCTACCCACAACAGCAAGGCTACCCGCAACACGGTTATGACAAGCATGGCGACAAGCAGTATGGCAAACGTCGCAAGTCGTTCTGGGAAGAGATTTTCGACTGA